One window of Cohnella hashimotonis genomic DNA carries:
- a CDS encoding DeoR/GlpR family DNA-binding transcription regulator: protein MEELDIDERRKRILDLLHREGKIKVAELSKLFGTSEVTIRSDLDELAAQELLQRTHGGAISTYKSYYNMNFQDRMETHKEEKKRIAIEAAAQISDGDTLILGSGTTPLYVMRELINHKNLIIITNSLSIAQEAGYSRNVHVVVLLGGNLNVPYQFVSGDDTISQLNKYKADKLILSSDGVSADYGISTYHHLEAELYRHMIARVDKTILVADYTKIGRSNFSLIERVEKADCLITNHNANKEEIEAFKERGIEVRLV from the coding sequence ATGGAAGAGCTCGATATCGACGAGAGAAGAAAACGAATACTGGATCTGCTCCACCGGGAAGGGAAAATCAAGGTCGCCGAATTGAGCAAGCTGTTCGGGACGTCGGAGGTCACGATCCGGAGCGATCTGGACGAGCTGGCGGCGCAAGAGCTGCTGCAGCGCACGCACGGCGGCGCGATCAGCACGTACAAATCGTACTACAACATGAATTTTCAGGATCGCATGGAGACGCATAAGGAAGAGAAAAAAAGGATTGCGATCGAAGCGGCCGCTCAGATCTCGGACGGCGACACGCTGATCCTCGGATCGGGAACGACGCCTCTATACGTGATGCGGGAACTCATCAACCACAAAAACCTGATCATTATTACGAACTCCCTGTCGATCGCGCAGGAAGCCGGCTACAGCCGGAACGTCCATGTCGTGGTCCTGCTGGGCGGCAACCTGAACGTTCCCTATCAATTCGTCTCGGGCGACGATACCATCAGCCAATTGAACAAGTACAAAGCCGACAAGCTCATTCTCTCGTCCGACGGCGTCAGCGCGGATTACGGAATCAGCACGTATCATCACCTGGAAGCGGAATTGTACCGGCATATGATCGCCAGGGTGGACAAAACGATCCTGGTCGCCGACTACACGAAGATCGGCAGATCGAATTTCTCGCTGATAGAGCGCGTCGAGAAGGCGGACTGCCTCATTACGAATCACAACGCCAACAAGGAAGAGATAGAAGCCTTCAAGGAACGCGGCATCGAAGTTCGGCTGGTTTGA
- a CDS encoding aminotransferase class III-fold pyridoxal phosphate-dependent enzyme, with amino-acid sequence MPRQAVQNTQKMQNKQKMQKVQKMQEVQKMQEVQEMQNAHNMKPVKSSLQDLLGKEYVDAVTAAAAFLTDLSLAEAQEIAREPIEFMPEAYIRRMDGLLSQVGSQVVPEMKGAHDGAPTDAFRKAANPKASPLGGLGYFRLGEDGKLYLITKSEHYHTPLGHNFPGYKLIGQAERLGITNATHNNTRGSITRLLERELVRTANGLAKADADALGRILDSREPHVLNRVINLETGTLACEAAIKMMLARFYKLDDTFPDPKYKDRTPVFLVMADHDGGSQANYHGTTIVAQTMRGLWPGIREKLQGEIMQTCPVRINDFADFKAKFEQYNKPPYKVAGFLHEIVLMNYGGILLEPSYLQKAYALCHEHDTPVMCDEIQSCMWYPGMYLFREYGLNPDFVVIGKGFPGGQYPASRVITTAAMDTLNQFGALVTNGQEELAALAYLITMKFSEENADYIREMGTYYEEKLQRLAECHGGLIEKVEGKGHLSTLFFRQPGKVTEFTAILNGSCIDISAQTYKAKCPPAALTKPPVIATPAMIDYFVHRMEEVLHRLNDPN; translated from the coding sequence TTGCCTCGGCAAGCGGTGCAGAACACGCAGAAGATGCAGAACAAGCAGAAGATGCAGAAGGTTCAGAAGATGCAGGAGGTGCAGAAGATGCAGGAGGTGCAAGAAATGCAGAACGCGCACAACATGAAGCCGGTTAAAAGCTCGCTGCAGGATTTGCTGGGCAAGGAATACGTGGATGCCGTCACGGCCGCAGCCGCGTTTCTTACCGACCTGAGCCTTGCGGAAGCGCAGGAGATCGCCCGCGAGCCTATCGAATTTATGCCCGAAGCTTACATTCGGAGAATGGATGGCTTATTATCCCAGGTAGGGAGCCAGGTCGTGCCGGAGATGAAGGGCGCGCATGACGGGGCTCCGACGGATGCGTTCCGGAAAGCCGCCAACCCCAAAGCCAGTCCGCTCGGGGGGCTCGGATATTTCCGGTTGGGAGAGGACGGGAAGCTGTATCTCATTACCAAGAGCGAGCATTACCACACGCCGCTCGGCCACAATTTTCCCGGCTACAAGCTGATTGGCCAGGCGGAGCGGCTCGGCATCACGAATGCGACGCACAACAACACGCGCGGCTCCATCACCCGTCTGCTGGAAAGGGAGCTCGTTCGCACCGCCAACGGCCTTGCCAAGGCGGATGCCGACGCGCTGGGGCGGATATTGGATTCCCGCGAGCCTCATGTTCTCAATCGGGTCATCAACCTCGAGACGGGAACGTTGGCCTGCGAGGCCGCCATCAAGATGATGCTGGCGCGGTTCTACAAGCTGGATGACACGTTCCCGGATCCCAAGTATAAGGACCGGACGCCAGTATTTCTCGTCATGGCCGACCACGACGGGGGAAGCCAGGCGAATTACCACGGCACGACCATCGTCGCGCAGACGATGCGGGGGCTGTGGCCGGGAATCCGGGAAAAGCTGCAGGGAGAGATCATGCAGACCTGTCCCGTGCGCATCAACGACTTCGCGGATTTTAAAGCCAAGTTCGAACAATATAACAAACCGCCGTACAAGGTCGCGGGATTTCTGCACGAGATCGTCCTGATGAACTACGGGGGCATTTTGCTGGAACCGTCTTATTTGCAAAAAGCGTATGCGCTTTGCCACGAACACGACACGCCCGTCATGTGCGACGAGATCCAGTCCTGCATGTGGTACCCCGGCATGTACCTGTTCCGGGAATACGGCTTGAACCCGGACTTTGTCGTCATCGGCAAAGGCTTCCCGGGCGGCCAATACCCGGCATCTCGCGTCATCACCACCGCCGCGATGGACACGCTCAATCAGTTCGGCGCGCTGGTGACCAACGGGCAGGAGGAGCTCGCAGCGCTGGCCTATCTGATCACGATGAAATTTTCCGAGGAAAATGCGGATTACATTCGGGAAATGGGCACTTATTATGAAGAGAAGCTCCAGAGGCTCGCGGAGTGTCACGGCGGGCTTATCGAGAAGGTGGAGGGCAAAGGTCATCTGTCCACGCTGTTCTTCCGCCAGCCCGGGAAGGTGACGGAATTCACCGCGATTCTGAACGGGAGCTGCATCGATATCAGCGCGCAAACCTATAAGGCGAAATGCCCGCCGGCTGCGTTAACGAAGCCGCCAGTCATCGCTACGCCTGCCATGATCGATTACTTCGTTCATCGGATGGAAGAGGTCCTGCATCGCTTGAACGATCCCAATTAA
- a CDS encoding transposase produces the protein MSPASKDDLILEEVPIAKILYAISSFKRRGRPESLNTRAMIFSLILCKIEHIRFIKDLVNRLKSSAEFRLRCHFTGSDRVPSQAAYSRLFTKLQQSGILHEVIDITVDAAITEGFLKGESMAVDSSHVEAFDRNPKIDASKPAPSILPKEVEDSEEPAFLDAVSHVPQPAPKPEKPKRAKRGRVPKAEEAAWRAQVEAYEASLTHFEKEVAGMLSCSYEELIADMPTYPSVGAKGDPRGSGRVKYWYGYKLNLLVDCQSQYIVTGVNCSAHVNDQRPAIVLLKRLKERFPTLQPKYVLGDKGYDSEPVYQQVRDVGACSLIPLVHRTKLPDGVDKHLRPTCKQGHSYRYDSYDATRDTVKFVAPKECAACPFQADGCQKVIKKQVKEDVRRYTAPGRGSEKFHQLFKQRTAVERVFAYLKLYLELGTTRKLKRRAFVDMDLSCLTYNVCKLAIDKLNKRIREAKPAA, from the coding sequence ATGTCCCCGGCGTCAAAAGACGACCTCATTTTGGAAGAAGTTCCTATTGCGAAAATCTTGTACGCCATCAGTAGCTTCAAACGACGTGGTCGGCCCGAAAGCTTGAACACCAGAGCGATGATCTTTTCGCTTATCCTTTGCAAAATCGAGCATATTCGCTTCATCAAGGACCTGGTCAACCGTCTGAAAAGCAGTGCAGAATTCAGATTGCGCTGTCACTTTACAGGCTCTGATCGGGTACCGAGCCAAGCCGCCTATTCCAGGCTTTTCACCAAACTTCAGCAGTCCGGTATCCTGCATGAGGTCATCGATATTACGGTGGATGCAGCGATTACAGAAGGCTTCCTGAAAGGTGAAAGCATGGCGGTGGACTCTTCGCATGTGGAAGCCTTTGACCGAAACCCCAAAATTGACGCGTCTAAACCGGCCCCGTCCATTCTCCCCAAGGAGGTAGAAGACAGCGAAGAGCCTGCTTTTCTGGACGCCGTCAGCCATGTCCCGCAGCCAGCCCCCAAGCCCGAGAAACCCAAGCGTGCCAAACGCGGGCGCGTCCCCAAAGCCGAGGAGGCCGCGTGGCGTGCGCAAGTCGAGGCTTACGAAGCTTCGTTAACACACTTTGAAAAGGAAGTTGCGGGGATGTTGTCTTGCAGCTACGAGGAACTCATCGCGGACATGCCGACCTATCCAAGTGTAGGAGCAAAAGGCGATCCCCGCGGAAGCGGACGCGTAAAATATTGGTACGGCTACAAGCTCAATTTGTTAGTGGATTGCCAGAGTCAGTATATTGTGACTGGCGTAAACTGCTCGGCTCACGTAAACGACCAACGTCCGGCGATCGTGCTGCTTAAACGATTAAAAGAGCGGTTCCCAACACTCCAGCCTAAGTACGTGTTAGGCGACAAAGGATACGATAGCGAGCCCGTTTACCAGCAAGTTAGAGATGTAGGTGCATGTTCGCTTATTCCGCTTGTTCATCGCACCAAACTGCCGGATGGTGTAGATAAACACTTGCGCCCAACGTGCAAACAAGGTCATTCGTACCGCTACGATAGCTATGATGCGACTCGGGATACTGTTAAATTTGTAGCACCCAAAGAATGCGCAGCCTGTCCGTTTCAAGCCGACGGCTGCCAAAAGGTGATAAAAAAACAAGTAAAAGAGGATGTTCGTAGATACACTGCACCTGGGCGAGGCAGTGAAAAGTTCCATCAATTATTTAAACAGCGGACCGCGGTTGAGCGTGTCTTTGCCTATTTAAAACTTTATCTGGAATTAGGCACGACGCGAAAGCTTAAAAGACGTGCATTCGTAGATATGGACTTAAGTTGTCTCACATACAATGTATGCAAACTTGCAATAGATAAATTAAACAAGCGCATCCGCGAAGCAAAACCAGCCGCTTAA